A window of the Butyricimonas faecalis genome harbors these coding sequences:
- a CDS encoding sigma-70 family RNA polymerase sigma factor, whose protein sequence is MLKSLRYGKEFEKLYTGNYSRLYYYAYQFLNDAEVSRDVVNDAFEYVWKNYENFRKMNVVAILFQSVRNKSIDTFRHNKVEENYVTLYSRMFSEEDVGVDEENEKMERIYKVLDSLSPQTRHIMEECYFNRKKYAEVAEMLNISPSAVKKHVMKALRLLREEFHINNGSEGVPENEV, encoded by the coding sequence ATGCTGAAAAGCTTGAGGTATGGAAAAGAGTTCGAAAAACTGTACACGGGGAACTATTCCCGTTTGTACTACTATGCTTATCAGTTTTTGAATGATGCGGAGGTGAGTCGGGACGTGGTGAATGATGCGTTCGAGTACGTGTGGAAAAACTACGAAAACTTCCGGAAGATGAACGTGGTGGCGATTCTTTTTCAAAGTGTACGAAATAAAAGCATAGACACTTTCCGGCATAATAAAGTAGAAGAGAATTACGTGACATTGTATTCCCGGATGTTTTCGGAAGAGGATGTGGGGGTGGATGAGGAAAACGAGAAGATGGAACGGATATATAAAGTATTAGATAGTTTAAGCCCGCAGACAAGGCATATCATGGAAGAATGTTATTTTAACCGGAAAAAATATGCAGAGGTTGCGGAGATGCTAAATATCAGTCCTAGTGCGGTAAAGAAGCACGTTATGAAAGCTTTGCGTTTATTGAGGGAAGAATTTCATATAAATAATGGCTCGGAGGGGGTGCCCGAAAATGAGGTCTAA
- a CDS encoding FecR family protein: MKNKKDLLDALDDPDSLSQEELDAILNDPNEQEDARLLGNYRQAFVRRHASLKPDVNKEWNNFRQSKISSRSKGKQLWVGITIGVAASVFLFLGWQMFHQIPLQSPVNQPIVAFTASTQSQEVLLSTGDGRMVSLSAPQADSLLRETGITRGEEELDYQQTIRETEIHTLTTPRCGAYQLRLADGTQVWLNAESRLKYPSRFTGEQRVVELEGEGYFKVMPDTKRPFIVKSGNITTEVLGTEFNVRTYVSDDSHVTLLKGSVKVKDVSSSSEVVIRPGEDAHLQGDGTFDVREVDTDNYYLWTEGYFYFDNETVVEIMRELGRWYNIRVEFENPQAMNYRLHFLAERDQKIEEVLQLLNMLGKVQATCENNKISVK, translated from the coding sequence ATGAAAAATAAAAAGGATTTGCTGGATGCTTTGGATGATCCCGACTCGTTGAGTCAGGAGGAGCTTGATGCAATTCTGAATGATCCGAATGAACAGGAAGATGCTCGCTTGCTAGGGAATTACAGGCAGGCGTTTGTACGTCGTCATGCATCCTTGAAACCTGATGTGAATAAAGAATGGAATAACTTCCGACAAAGTAAAATTTCCAGCAGAAGCAAAGGTAAGCAATTGTGGGTTGGTATAACGATAGGTGTTGCTGCATCCGTTTTTCTATTTTTGGGTTGGCAGATGTTCCACCAGATTCCTTTACAATCACCGGTTAACCAACCTATCGTGGCTTTTACTGCCAGTACTCAATCTCAGGAGGTCCTTTTGTCCACGGGAGACGGGCGAATGGTGTCTTTATCCGCACCTCAAGCAGATAGTTTGCTACGAGAAACAGGTATTACCCGGGGAGAAGAAGAGTTGGATTACCAGCAAACGATCCGAGAAACAGAGATACATACATTGACAACTCCTAGGTGTGGGGCCTATCAGCTTCGTCTAGCAGATGGTACTCAAGTATGGTTAAATGCCGAGAGCCGTTTGAAATATCCCAGTCGCTTTACCGGGGAACAGCGTGTGGTTGAGTTAGAGGGGGAAGGTTATTTCAAAGTAATGCCCGATACCAAAAGACCTTTTATTGTAAAATCCGGGAATATCACGACGGAAGTTTTGGGGACCGAGTTCAATGTCAGAACCTACGTGTCCGATGATTCACACGTGACTTTGTTAAAAGGGAGTGTGAAAGTGAAAGATGTTAGTTCATCCTCGGAAGTGGTAATACGTCCCGGGGAGGACGCTCATTTACAAGGAGACGGGACTTTTGACGTGCGGGAAGTTGACACGGACAATTACTATTTATGGACGGAAGGGTATTTCTATTTTGATAATGAAACTGTGGTCGAGATCATGCGTGAACTAGGGCGGTGGTATAATATACGGGTAGAATTCGAGAATCCGCAAGCGATGAATTACCGCTTACATTTCCTTGCCGAACGCGATCAGAAAATAGAAGAAGTACTGCAATTATTGAATATGCTTGGTAAAGTACAAGCGACCTGCGAAAACAATAAAATTTCGGTAAAATAA
- a CDS encoding SusC/RagA family TonB-linked outer membrane protein: MKNQKLQFKPGSFRLNGLFRVVFFMCCLLSAGLTQAQEKKITAEFKDAPLSNVLKQLEKLSTYKILFTYDDVQSYKVTVSLKDATITEALQKVLDGKPFVFSDVANGKYISVVYQPKKKSDATKEIKGKVVDSKGEIVIGATIRVVSATIGTATDIDGNFTLRVPEDVTTLEVGFVGMKTQLVSIKDKTEVRVVMEEDNTVLEDVVVTGIFKKTKESYTGAVSTISKDEIMAFRGQNMLQTLRNIDPAFNVMENNEFGSDPNRLPDITVRGNSSLSSNLEEFNAGNKNNLNTPLIIMDGFEISLTKLMDYNDEEIESINILKDAAATAIYGSRGANGVVVIVSRQPEPGKLKVFAQAGFTLDIPDLSSYDLMNAREKLKLEWEGGLCNTSNPKRDVLFKQAYYKRLKAVQEGVDTDWLSQPLHTGVGQNYNFRFEGGSEEFRWAASAGYKDIQGAMLGSERKTFNGSITLSYTYKDLIFRNQTSIGRNKSQESPYGTFSEYAKQQPYHAPYDSDGKLKRYFDGWDAWSGKTQNPLYDATLNNVEKSGYTEIINNFSVEWKVLPELTLRGQFGISHKDNTYDKYRSPESSEFIEFAGDQILRKGTYEFTTGKTNTYEGNLTLSYSKLFKEKHSLYVGLDGSIAQSDGYSYDFEVEGFTNDRSFIGNALNYPQNGKPLATESKTRRIGLVGNINYIYDNRYYADFSLRTDGSSQFGAKNRFATFWSAGIGWNLHHEAFLSGRDFLNTLRLRLSYGETGSQKFESWQALSMFEYYTDERYGVRSGSYLKGLGNENLKWQVTSQYNVGLEFTILNNRIKGNFDYYEKKTNNLLSLMNLPNSTGFSSYMENIGVVKNTGYEVSLNGYLIRDSKRDIVLMLSAKLAYNKDKITKLSEDIKRQTAELLKQDVDINYLFYEGRSQNSLYAVRSLGIDPSSGEEIFLDKNGNPTYTWAPSDKVYMGVSEPLYNGNAGLMFSWKDFSINFSFGYHWGGKLYNSTLLNKVEVTKNVIRNGNVDKRVLSNRWLHDGDVVFFRGISDVATRATSRFVMKDNVFELQSASVQYKWHAPYLRCLGLQTITFGVNVSDLFYVSSVKRERGTSYPFARTVGANVSLLF; this comes from the coding sequence ATGAAAAACCAGAAACTCCAATTCAAACCGGGCAGTTTTCGACTGAACGGGTTATTCCGGGTTGTGTTCTTCATGTGTTGCTTGTTGTCGGCAGGGCTGACGCAAGCGCAAGAAAAGAAAATTACGGCGGAATTCAAGGATGCACCCTTATCCAACGTGTTAAAACAACTGGAAAAACTTTCTACCTACAAGATTCTCTTTACTTATGACGACGTGCAGTCCTATAAAGTGACCGTTTCGTTGAAGGATGCGACTATCACCGAGGCTTTACAAAAAGTACTTGATGGTAAACCTTTTGTTTTCTCGGATGTGGCGAATGGAAAATATATATCGGTCGTGTACCAACCCAAGAAAAAGTCTGATGCCACGAAAGAAATCAAGGGAAAGGTAGTGGACAGTAAGGGAGAAATAGTTATCGGGGCCACGATTCGGGTTGTGAGTGCTACAATCGGGACTGCCACCGATATTGATGGAAACTTTACCTTGCGTGTTCCGGAAGATGTAACGACACTTGAAGTCGGGTTTGTCGGGATGAAGACACAACTGGTTTCCATCAAAGACAAAACCGAAGTCCGTGTTGTGATGGAAGAAGATAATACTGTGTTGGAAGACGTGGTGGTTACCGGTATTTTCAAAAAGACGAAGGAAAGTTACACGGGTGCAGTGAGTACGATCTCGAAGGATGAGATCATGGCTTTTCGAGGACAAAATATGCTCCAGACGTTACGGAATATAGATCCAGCTTTTAATGTTATGGAAAATAACGAGTTCGGAAGTGATCCCAACCGGTTACCGGATATTACCGTCCGGGGTAATTCTTCGTTGTCAAGTAATTTGGAGGAATTTAATGCTGGAAATAAGAATAACTTGAATACACCCTTGATTATCATGGATGGTTTTGAAATTTCACTTACGAAATTGATGGATTATAATGATGAGGAGATCGAGTCAATCAATATTCTAAAAGATGCGGCGGCAACGGCGATTTATGGATCACGTGGTGCTAATGGGGTCGTGGTTATTGTTTCGAGACAGCCGGAACCGGGAAAGCTAAAGGTGTTCGCACAAGCCGGTTTTACGCTTGATATTCCTGATCTATCTTCTTATGATTTGATGAATGCACGGGAAAAACTCAAACTGGAATGGGAAGGGGGGCTTTGTAATACGTCGAATCCTAAAAGGGATGTGTTGTTTAAACAAGCTTATTATAAACGTTTGAAAGCGGTTCAAGAAGGGGTTGACACGGATTGGCTAAGCCAGCCTTTGCACACGGGTGTCGGTCAGAATTATAATTTTCGTTTTGAGGGGGGAAGTGAAGAATTTCGTTGGGCTGCTTCTGCCGGGTATAAAGATATACAGGGTGCTATGTTGGGATCTGAGCGTAAGACATTTAATGGTAGTATTACATTGTCATACACGTATAAAGATTTGATTTTTCGTAATCAAACTAGTATTGGTCGTAATAAAAGTCAAGAAAGTCCTTATGGAACGTTTAGTGAGTATGCTAAGCAACAACCTTATCATGCACCTTATGATTCCGATGGTAAATTAAAACGTTATTTTGATGGTTGGGATGCTTGGAGCGGAAAAACTCAAAATCCGTTGTATGACGCAACGTTAAATAACGTGGAAAAGAGTGGTTACACGGAGATTATTAATAATTTTTCTGTAGAATGGAAAGTGTTGCCTGAGTTGACTTTACGAGGACAGTTCGGGATATCGCACAAGGATAATACCTATGATAAGTATCGTTCTCCAGAGAGTTCGGAGTTTATCGAATTTGCGGGTGATCAAATCCTGCGTAAGGGGACGTATGAGTTCACGACCGGGAAAACCAATACGTACGAGGGAAACTTGACGTTAAGTTACTCGAAGTTATTCAAGGAAAAACATTCGTTGTATGTAGGTTTGGATGGTTCGATAGCCCAAAGTGATGGTTATTCTTATGATTTTGAAGTGGAAGGTTTCACGAATGACAGATCATTTATCGGTAATGCTTTGAATTATCCGCAGAATGGTAAACCTTTGGCAACAGAGAGCAAAACTAGACGTATTGGTTTGGTCGGGAATATTAACTATATATATGATAATCGTTATTATGCGGATTTTTCATTACGAACGGACGGGAGTTCGCAATTCGGGGCAAAGAATCGATTTGCCACGTTTTGGAGTGCTGGTATCGGTTGGAATCTTCATCATGAGGCTTTTTTGTCGGGGAGAGATTTCTTGAATACGTTACGTTTACGTTTATCTTATGGAGAAACCGGTTCGCAAAAGTTCGAGTCTTGGCAAGCTCTTTCCATGTTTGAATATTATACGGATGAAAGATACGGGGTGCGTAGTGGTTCTTATTTGAAGGGATTGGGGAATGAAAATTTGAAATGGCAGGTGACTTCCCAATATAATGTTGGGTTGGAATTTACTATTTTGAATAATCGAATTAAGGGTAATTTTGATTATTACGAGAAAAAGACGAATAATTTGCTTTCTTTGATGAATTTACCGAATTCTACAGGTTTTTCTTCTTATATGGAAAATATTGGAGTGGTGAAGAATACGGGCTACGAAGTTTCGTTAAACGGTTATTTGATTCGTGATTCGAAAAGGGACATCGTGTTGATGTTGTCGGCTAAATTGGCTTATAATAAAGATAAAATCACGAAATTGTCAGAAGATATTAAGCGACAGACGGCGGAATTGTTGAAGCAAGATGTAGATATTAATTATTTATTTTATGAAGGGCGTTCTCAAAATTCTCTTTACGCAGTTCGTTCGTTGGGGATTGACCCGAGTAGTGGCGAGGAGATTTTCTTGGATAAGAATGGTAATCCTACTTACACGTGGGCTCCTTCAGATAAAGTGTACATGGGGGTAAGCGAGCCTTTGTATAACGGGAATGCCGGATTGATGTTTTCATGGAAAGATTTTAGTATTAATTTTTCGTTTGGATATCATTGGGGAGGTAAGTTGTATAATTCGACGTTACTGAATAAAGTAGAGGTGACCAAGAATGTTATCCGGAATGGGAATGTGGATAAAAGGGTATTGTCTAACCGCTGGTTGCATGATGGCGACGTGGTGTTTTTTAGAGGGATCTCGGATGTTGCTACTCGGGCCACGTCTCGTTTTGTGATGAAGGATAATGTGTTTGAGTTACAATCAGCTAGTGTGCAATATAAGTGGCATGCTCCTTATTTGCGATGTTTGGGATTGCAAACTATTACATTTGGCGTGAATGTGTCTGATTTATTTTACGTGTCTTCCGTGAAACGTGAACGTGGTACTTCCTATCCGTTTGCTCGAACCGTGGGAGCAAATGTTTCCTTGTTGTTTTAA
- a CDS encoding RagB/SusD family nutrient uptake outer membrane protein codes for MKKYIIYSLCFWFFFSSCNDWLDLKPNSQTETDEMFTSYEGFKSALTGCYIKMRDRRLYGEYLTMSHLESLARLWYVRSTDDVVEALAEHDYEHEKVKGIVADIYSGLYNVIVQANTIIEHARTNGSCIEDSVSLALIEGEAYAIRAFCHLDVLRLFGQMPKNPMRKVSLPYAEEVSIKKLPPYYDYAAFCTKIENDLLMAEKILEKLDPVIERGMAYSGSDDVMHNYRGLDLNYYAVKVLQARFYLYINQPDKAYAAAKAVYDVMPVKLSGVEDMQRKYFASPTECLFALSNNALIDYSVAVLGNPGERVGSGLYITQKMYNELYEGVSGEAHIRDLSWNKNTLDNFGSKQCVVKKYYYNTSESHEADVLLMKLQIVPMIRMCEVYLILMETTMDLDEANVLYVDYMMAHNVGDVTKFASLEKVKEFVMNEIRREFFAEGHMFYAYKRQGVQHMMFTDEDNYIGENEYVLPLPDTEYDPITLNQ; via the coding sequence ATGAAAAAGTATATTATTTATAGTTTATGCTTTTGGTTCTTTTTTTCTTCTTGCAATGACTGGCTAGACCTGAAGCCGAACTCCCAAACAGAAACGGATGAGATGTTTACTTCTTACGAGGGGTTCAAGAGTGCCTTGACTGGGTGTTATATTAAAATGAGAGACAGGAGATTGTATGGCGAGTATTTGACGATGTCTCATTTGGAATCTTTGGCCCGGTTGTGGTATGTGCGTTCCACGGATGATGTAGTGGAAGCTTTGGCAGAACATGATTACGAGCATGAAAAAGTTAAGGGAATAGTGGCAGATATTTATTCCGGTTTGTACAATGTTATTGTACAGGCAAACACGATTATCGAGCATGCTCGGACGAATGGAAGTTGTATCGAAGATTCCGTTTCTTTGGCGTTGATTGAAGGAGAAGCATATGCTATTCGAGCTTTTTGTCATTTGGACGTGTTGCGGCTTTTTGGACAAATGCCGAAAAACCCGATGCGGAAAGTATCTTTACCTTATGCAGAGGAGGTGTCGATTAAAAAATTGCCTCCCTATTATGATTATGCTGCTTTTTGTACGAAGATCGAAAATGATTTGTTGATGGCAGAGAAAATTCTGGAGAAATTGGATCCGGTTATTGAACGGGGAATGGCATACAGCGGGAGTGATGACGTGATGCATAATTACCGGGGATTGGATTTGAATTACTATGCGGTGAAGGTTTTGCAAGCACGTTTTTATCTTTATATAAATCAGCCGGATAAAGCTTATGCGGCAGCAAAAGCCGTGTATGATGTTATGCCGGTTAAATTGAGTGGGGTGGAGGATATGCAACGTAAGTATTTTGCATCTCCAACGGAGTGTTTGTTTGCTTTAAGTAATAATGCGTTAATCGATTACTCTGTTGCTGTTTTAGGGAATCCCGGAGAAAGGGTAGGCTCAGGTCTTTATATTACTCAAAAGATGTATAATGAACTTTACGAGGGTGTGAGTGGGGAGGCTCATATTCGAGATCTTTCCTGGAATAAGAATACGCTGGATAATTTTGGGAGCAAACAATGTGTGGTAAAGAAGTATTATTACAATACTTCCGAATCACATGAGGCTGATGTGTTGTTGATGAAATTACAGATTGTTCCGATGATTCGGATGTGTGAAGTGTATTTGATTTTGATGGAGACAACCATGGATCTTGATGAGGCAAACGTTCTTTATGTTGATTACATGATGGCTCATAACGTGGGAGATGTGACGAAGTTTGCTTCGTTGGAAAAGGTGAAAGAATTCGTCATGAATGAAATTCGGAGAGAGTTTTTTGCGGAGGGACACATGTTTTATGCTTACAAACGTCAAGGCGTTCAACACATGATGTTTACAGATGAAGACAATTATATTGGTGAAAATGAGTATGTGTTACCATTGCCTGACACGGAGTATGATCCAATCACGTTGAATCAGTAA
- a CDS encoding DUF4843 domain-containing protein, whose translation MEDRIFKYIVGIVFLCSLLSCEEKLDNYDTETCWLRFNLSQLADTLQSRSFVYLGDDAETDTVWIDVKTIGSMKDYDRKITFTQVMTDTTNAEAGKHYIAFDDLALANAYVIPANQIKARVPVIFKRDVSLKNMDVLLEFVIGSNDDFQPGFVKPDRIQVWLTDRLARPSNWNMYLDYYIGSYDRGLHECLIHITGEKWDYDYLYDVLGFIIPEDSWTYTNDNYEDAYFQYLIGVWQQLLEEDNARRIVEGKGPWMREDGKEVRIGETE comes from the coding sequence ATGGAAGATAGAATTTTTAAATATATAGTAGGTATTGTTTTTCTTTGCTCGTTGTTAAGTTGTGAAGAGAAATTGGATAATTATGATACGGAAACTTGTTGGTTACGTTTTAATTTATCCCAGTTGGCGGATACTTTACAGTCACGTTCATTTGTTTATTTGGGTGATGATGCAGAGACAGACACGGTTTGGATTGACGTGAAGACGATCGGGAGTATGAAAGATTATGATCGAAAAATTACTTTCACCCAAGTGATGACAGATACGACAAATGCCGAAGCTGGCAAACATTATATAGCTTTTGATGATTTGGCTCTTGCTAATGCTTATGTTATACCTGCAAATCAAATAAAGGCACGTGTGCCGGTTATTTTTAAACGGGATGTTTCACTGAAGAATATGGATGTTTTACTTGAATTTGTTATTGGATCGAATGATGACTTTCAACCGGGGTTTGTGAAGCCGGATCGAATTCAGGTTTGGCTCACGGATCGATTGGCTCGTCCTTCGAACTGGAATATGTATTTGGATTATTATATTGGTTCTTACGATAGAGGTTTACATGAGTGCTTGATACATATTACAGGAGAGAAATGGGATTACGATTATTTGTATGATGTTTTAGGATTTATTATTCCTGAAGATTCTTGGACTTATACGAATGATAATTACGAGGATGCATATTTTCAGTATTTGATTGGGGTGTGGCAGCAATTGCTGGAAGAAGATAATGCAAGGCGAATTGTAGAAGGTAAGGGGCCTTGGATGCGAGAAGATGGAAAAGAAGTACGTATTGGTGAAACAGAATAA
- a CDS encoding PKD-like family lipoprotein, with product MENKLKYILDILFILLVVGCFDDEGNYSYIKISDIELSGIEKDYRKYSMQDSLIIPVTVKTEYDKSDLRYVWFIYKGSDMESVDTISRERDLVYPVVEDEGEYTVVLKVQNTVNQYAEYASTNLIVETAFSRGFYILKATESGGTELDFRSEDGKMGYNLLEKVLENPLTGFPKVLAQMMNYPYVDKMTNRKVVGHALGITTEDDVCLIGVKDMSLIHDRRTLFFGDNNTGKPGRFFRGMMKEHYLSGDGCYSIGAGDGMFGQQLSTGRFAYPSSISGGSKWLVYDRASWGFMYWDEEAKRFLHVSYNGEVTAFENGDGYYKPNDIRDELLYMGVSHYAGANDVYAVFQAPRVTERKLYKMKITSGSNPIDQEGTKVMDVAMKFNYASHYAICSYSSPIIYYIVEEEGGSKLYSYSFVSNKEVLVALQGLPEGESINFVSNRFWGAFGDTKYKFDYLVIGTTAGQGDYTLSMYEMVGGIT from the coding sequence ATGGAAAATAAATTGAAATATATTTTGGATATTTTGTTTATCCTGCTTGTTGTCGGTTGTTTCGATGATGAGGGGAATTATTCTTATATTAAAATTTCTGATATAGAGCTAAGTGGTATCGAGAAGGATTACCGGAAATACAGTATGCAGGATTCGTTGATTATTCCGGTAACAGTAAAGACTGAGTATGATAAATCGGATTTAAGATATGTTTGGTTCATTTATAAGGGTTCAGATATGGAATCGGTAGATACGATTAGTAGGGAGAGAGATTTAGTTTATCCTGTGGTTGAGGACGAAGGAGAATATACAGTTGTGTTGAAAGTACAAAATACAGTTAATCAATATGCTGAGTATGCTTCGACGAATTTGATTGTGGAGACCGCTTTTTCACGAGGTTTTTACATTTTAAAGGCTACGGAGAGTGGTGGAACCGAGTTGGATTTTAGGTCTGAAGATGGGAAAATGGGGTATAATTTGTTGGAGAAAGTATTGGAGAATCCTTTAACTGGTTTTCCGAAAGTATTGGCTCAAATGATGAATTATCCTTATGTGGATAAAATGACGAATAGGAAAGTTGTTGGACATGCTTTGGGAATTACGACAGAGGATGACGTTTGTTTGATTGGAGTGAAAGATATGTCTTTGATACATGATCGTCGGACTTTGTTTTTTGGTGACAATAACACCGGGAAACCTGGTCGTTTTTTCCGAGGAATGATGAAAGAGCATTACTTGTCTGGAGATGGCTGCTATTCTATCGGGGCCGGGGATGGTATGTTTGGACAACAATTAAGCACGGGACGTTTTGCTTATCCAAGTTCAATTTCGGGAGGAAGCAAGTGGCTTGTTTACGATCGTGCCTCTTGGGGATTTATGTATTGGGATGAAGAGGCAAAACGTTTTTTACATGTTTCTTACAATGGAGAAGTGACTGCGTTTGAAAATGGCGATGGGTATTATAAGCCGAATGATATTAGGGATGAACTTTTGTATATGGGTGTTTCTCATTATGCTGGGGCAAATGATGTTTATGCTGTATTTCAAGCTCCCAGGGTTACTGAACGTAAATTGTATAAGATGAAAATAACGTCGGGTTCAAATCCTATTGATCAAGAAGGAACAAAGGTTATGGATGTTGCGATGAAGTTTAACTATGCGAGTCATTATGCTATTTGTTCTTATTCTTCTCCAATTATTTATTATATAGTGGAGGAGGAAGGGGGCTCCAAACTTTATAGCTATTCATTTGTTTCGAATAAAGAGGTGTTGGTAGCATTGCAGGGATTGCCCGAGGGTGAGTCGATTAATTTCGTTTCAAATCGTTTTTGGGGAGCTTTTGGTGATACAAAGTACAAGTTTGATTACTTGGTGATTGGAACAACTGCAGGTCAAGGAGATTATACCCTCAGCATGTATGAGATGGTGGGGGGGATTACCTAA
- a CDS encoding polyprenyl synthetase family protein, whose amino-acid sequence MYTVDELRAIIKEELDKKEYIQEPYSLFEPILYILEDGGKRLRPLLTLMAYNLYREDIERVLKSAIGIEIFHNYTLLHDDVMDDAELRRGRPTVHKKWNSNVAILSGDAAAITAYQCIEHCEDKYLRRAIDFFNQVAMDVCRGQQYDMLFETRNDVSEEEYIEMIYLKTSVLIAGSLRHGALLADAPEHEYNALYEFGGYLGLAFQLQDDYLDVYGDVAEFGKNIGGDIVANKKTYMLIKALELADPETKEELWGWIERKEFDHEEKIKAVTRIYDRLGIKEVAFAAIDKYLKMSRDILDKIDVPRERKVDFYETLDAIGNRKK is encoded by the coding sequence ATGTATACCGTAGATGAACTTAGAGCAATTATAAAGGAAGAGTTAGATAAGAAAGAGTATATACAGGAGCCGTATTCCCTGTTTGAGCCGATTCTCTATATTTTGGAGGATGGAGGGAAACGCCTGCGACCGCTTTTGACATTAATGGCTTATAATCTTTACCGGGAAGATATAGAGAGGGTACTGAAATCCGCTATCGGGATCGAGATATTCCACAATTACACGTTGCTGCATGATGATGTGATGGATGACGCGGAGTTACGGAGAGGCAGGCCGACGGTTCATAAAAAGTGGAACAGTAACGTGGCCATTTTGAGTGGTGATGCGGCAGCTATCACGGCTTATCAGTGCATTGAGCATTGCGAGGACAAGTATTTGCGCCGGGCGATTGATTTCTTTAACCAAGTGGCGATGGATGTGTGTCGGGGACAACAGTATGATATGTTGTTCGAGACTCGGAATGATGTTTCGGAGGAGGAATATATCGAGATGATTTATTTGAAGACTTCGGTGTTGATTGCCGGAAGTTTACGGCATGGAGCTTTGTTGGCGGATGCTCCGGAGCATGAATATAACGCTTTGTATGAATTCGGGGGCTATCTGGGGTTGGCCTTCCAATTGCAGGATGATTACCTGGACGTGTATGGTGACGTGGCGGAATTCGGGAAAAACATCGGTGGCGATATTGTGGCTAATAAAAAGACTTATATGCTGATCAAGGCGTTGGAGTTGGCCGATCCGGAGACAAAAGAGGAGTTGTGGGGATGGATCGAACGAAAAGAGTTTGATCACGAGGAGAAGATCAAGGCGGTAACCAGGATATACGATCGTCTGGGAATTAAAGAGGTTGCTTTCGCGGCAATTGATAAATATTTGAAGATGAGTCGGGATATTCTGGATAAGATTGATGTGCCGAGAGAAAGAAAGGTCGATTTCTACGAAACGTTGGATGCGATCGGGAATCGGAAAAAATAA
- a CDS encoding dCMP deaminase family protein yields MSKSKQQLLDERYLRMARIWAENSYCERRQVGALIVRGDAIISDGYNGTPSGFENVCEDENNKTKPYVLHAEANAITKVAKSNNSSLGATLYVTASPCIECAKLIIQAGIRRVVYSENYRSADGIELLQKAGIDVAFIELNEKQENKD; encoded by the coding sequence ATGAGTAAATCGAAGCAACAGTTACTGGATGAACGTTATTTGAGGATGGCCCGGATATGGGCTGAGAATTCGTATTGCGAACGTCGGCAGGTGGGTGCGTTGATTGTGAGGGGGGATGCCATTATATCCGACGGGTATAACGGGACGCCTTCCGGGTTTGAGAATGTTTGCGAGGACGAGAATAACAAGACGAAGCCTTACGTGTTGCACGCCGAAGCAAACGCGATCACGAAGGTGGCGAAGTCGAATAACAGCAGTTTGGGGGCAACGTTGTACGTGACGGCCTCACCTTGTATCGAGTGTGCCAAATTGATCATACAGGCCGGGATTCGGCGAGTGGTGTATTCCGAGAATTACCGGAGTGCCGATGGGATCGAGTTGTTGCAGAAGGCCGGGATTGATGTGGCGTTTATCGAGTTGAACGAGAAACAGGAAAATAAAGATTAA